In Geotalea uraniireducens, the genomic window TGACCTGCCGCTGAACGGACGCTGTGCCCGTAGCGTCGGGTTACCCCTCAGGAGAGGACTGTGCGTAACACCTTCATTAAAGCGATACATGATCGCAAGAAAGTCCTGGTTCATTTTTTTTCGCCGGACGACCGGGAGATCCTGGTGACAAAGTGCGCACCGATCGACTGCTGGTCGGTAAACGGCGGCGAGAGTTCCCGCATCTCTTACGACCTGTGGGATTACGAAGCCCCCGGTAATCAGGGCGCCATGACTCTCCCCGAGGAACTGATCGTCAATATCGAGATCCTCGACGAGCCATTCGATCCTGCCGAGTTTGCCGACTGGCCGCGCCGCTGGGTTGTGGCGCGGGACTGGCGGCAGGCGCCGTCTGCAAATGGGAGCATGGCCCGGCCCGGTTGATCCGGCGCCTGGGCCGGCGGGCTGTCCAGCAGTGCGTTCGCCGGCGACAATCGCCGTTGTCTGGCCGTTGCCGCCGGACGCGAGCGGTACGGAAGGGTGGCCTGGGCCGGCGACAATGGTGGCCGGTTGCGGAATACTGCAGGAGAACGGGGGATGGCGTTATTGCCATCCCCCGTTTTTTGTCGCCGGCGGTGCTTCCCTATTCGAGATGGCAGGCGAGGCAGAGTCTGTTGCCTTCCATGGTGGTGCGGAGAAACGGCGGATTGTCGTTGTCGTGACTGGTGTGGCAGGTAGCGCACTCGATGGTCCGCTCGCCCCGTTCGCTCGGAAAGAGCGGCAGACCGTTCAGTACCGCCGTGGTCTGCATCACGTACCTTCCCGAGGAGAGGTAGATCTCCCCGAGCCGGTTCGCTTCGCCGCTGGCGGTAACGTTGAAGTTGACCGGATGGTGACGTTTGAGGTCGGGGCCGAGCCGGGTGGGGCGGCCGGGGGCAATCCCCGTTTCGCCGTTGCTGCCGCTGACGATGCTGTTGCCGTCGAGGGGCTGGATGCGGAGATTCGAGCCGCCCAACTGGCTGCCATCATGACAACTGAGGCAAAGCAGGGAGATGCTGTCGGCACTGAAGCCGTTGCGGACTGCCCTGTTCTCCATGGTTGTCGAGGAGTAGAGGCGATACGACACGGCGGCGACGGTACCGGGGAGACGGTTCCATAACGGCGCCGGCTGGACCGGGCTGTGCGGCGTATGGCAAAAGATGCAGACCATCTGGGTGCCTGACGCATCGGTCTTGTATTCACCGGTGCCGGTGCGGGCCAGGTTATGGAAGGAGTTCGCCACGGAGTCGGCAAAGGCCGCCGGTGTCAGGGCGAACGCGAGGATAGCGAGAAATGCCAGCGTCTTGTTCATCGAGTGATCTCCCTTTCTACTAGCGGCGGGTCTTGGTCGTCGGCTGGAGCACTTTGGCGGTTGCCGAGCCGTTGACGGTCTTGACCGTGACCAGCGCGCCGGCTTTGATGCCGGGGCTGGTCACGATGATCCGGGTGGCGGACCAGGTGACGATCCGTGCCGCAGCGCCATTGGCGAATACCCCGAGCCCCGAGGCGTAGTCGCCGGGCGGGGGGGTGCCGAAGCCGCTGCCGATAATGGTGACGAGATCGGTGCCGCGGGTGAGCGACGCCTGCTTGACTGCCGGCAGCAATGCTACCGTCAGCCGGGCCCGGTTGCTCCGCTTGTCGGCCTTGACCACCCGGAGGTCGTAATTGCCGGGCGGGAGCGGCGGGATGACTACCTGCAACCGGTTGGCGCTGACGCTGGATGGTTGCAGGGTAACCGCCGTCGGCCCGCTGCCGAGGAGTATCGTCGGGGTATAGGTAGTTTCCGCCGCACTGTTGACGAGCGAGTCGCCGGCAATGGTCAGCAGGGTCGAGCGGT contains:
- a CDS encoding cytochrome c3 family protein yields the protein MNKTLAFLAILAFALTPAAFADSVANSFHNLARTGTGEYKTDASGTQMVCIFCHTPHSPVQPAPLWNRLPGTVAAVSYRLYSSTTMENRAVRNGFSADSISLLCLSCHDGSQLGGSNLRIQPLDGNSIVSGSNGETGIAPGRPTRLGPDLKRHHPVNFNVTASGEANRLGEIYLSSGRYVMQTTAVLNGLPLFPSERGERTIECATCHTSHDNDNPPFLRTTMEGNRLCLACHLE